The DNA segment TGCTTAACTTGTTGTATCATTCGTACAACAAGGGGCTCAGAAACATCACTTTCACTGCGTAGAATCCTGATTACTGGAAATAGGTCAGATCTCGAAAAACGTAAAGTGTCGGGGAATGCCCTAACTTCATATTTGAAATTACCGACAGAGTCGGTCCTCAATGCGCCAGAGTTCTTTGATCTGACATAAACCTGGTTGGCCTGTGCATCCGGCACAACCACTTTTCCAGGAAGTTGTATAGGAACCTTAAGTTTTTGTGCAAGTGTAGAAGAGCAACAAACAGTACTAAAAAACAAAATAAAAAATAACAGCACATTTAAGAATGATCTCCCATAGAAATCAAGAAATTCACTATAGTTTTTCATATTACCGTTCTTTAAGTTTTAAATTTAACTCAAGCCCAGCAAAAAAACGCTCAAAGTTTGCCTCAGTGAAATGTGTACCATCAGTAATGGCTTTAACCCTCCTATCAGCCCCAATCCAAACATAGTGTGGAAAGCTCATGTGCGGAAAGAGAATTGGGGTAAATCCCTTATCCCAAATTATTGGAATTGTAAATATTTCTCCATCCTGCTCATGCTGCTGCACAAAAGCAGTTGTATTTTCAAGCGTATCAACCATAGAGTCATCGACAAGCAAGATTTGCAGATATTTGCTATATTTTTTTTGCAGTTCATCCATTTTGGGAAAACTGCTGATACAACTCCCGCACCAGGTTCCCCAGAAATCAAGGATCACAGCCTTCCCTTTAAAAGAAGAAAGCGAAAGCGGTTTTTTCTCCCCATTGAGTACATGCAAAAAGGTCAGGTCGGGAACTTTCTCGCCGATCAATATCGGAACATTACCATAGTTTGGAGAGGTTGCCTCGAACTCTTTTTGCCCAAAGCACTTAAATATAAAGCACCCCAGAAATATTATTATTATTAATTTTTTCATCGTTAATTGGTTAAAAAGTTTCCACAAAACATGGCATACCCTTTAGACATAAAACCTATTCATTTAATTTGGAGGATGCAGCCAAGAAGGAGTACTACATATTACTTATAGGGTATATATATAGTAAACCTACCTTCCTTATCGGTCTTGACTTTGATGTTATTTCGATTTAAACTAACTATAACATCCTCCAACGGCAGATCTGTTTCTGCATCAAGCACAATCCCAGTAATGATGTACCTTCGATTCAAAGGATCATCAATGGTTTTGTAGTTGAATTTTTGTTCTTTTGGCTGGCTGTTTTCCCTTAGCTTATCAATCAAGATAGTATTACCAATCACACTAAAATTAATCTTCAATTGAGCGCTAATACCTTTGAGGATCGAATCAAGCGTTTGCTCATGCGCAACCAATATCAATCTTTCATCTAGTGGCATATTAGCGCTGTTGTACGCAAAATCTACTTTAGCTAACCTGCTTAATACTTTTAAAGTAGCCCTAAAGCTCATTTTTTTAGCAGGTATTGTTAATTTCTGGCTTAAATCAACCTGTCCATATGCGTTGCCCAGTGTTGATAGCAATAGGGTAAATAGCATTAAAGTTACCTTAAGCTTCCATTTCATGGCACGACTTGGATATGAAAATAGTTTCAAAATTTGTCATATATTTGATCGTTGTGAATACAATGGATAACCTAATCGGCCTTAAGAACTAATCTGGTTATTCTATCCAAAGGCCTCGCCTATGGATAAAATTGAGCTGGATATAGGTGAGAACTATATTCAGCTCTTCTTTTTATATAGGTGGTCTTTTTTTGTTCATTGGTTTAGTTTTTAGTTGATATTTTTAATTATTTTCATCAGGGCAGCCGGTTCCGTAAAAGATAATTTTACCACCTTCTTTTTTATATCCGGCATTAGCAAGGGCTGCCAAGATCTTAAGGATTTCGTCAGGATGTTCCTGATTAAATACCATAGTGACCCTACAATTAGCGATTGCAGAATTTTCCAGCACAACTTCCAGTCCGTATTTCCTTGTAAACTCCTGGACAACCTCATCGAACCGTGTATCATCGAAGGACAGTCGGCCATTCTTCCATTTAGTCGCATTTTCTGCACTTGGAATGCGCTGTAAATCAAATCCAGCAGTTTTAGCATTGAAAACGACCCGTTCATCTGGCACAAGGTTTACATTGCGCCCAGTTGCAGTCTCCACCACATTTACCTTTCCGCTGATTACTGTAACCTGAATTCTTTCGTCTCCTTTATAAGCTTTGATATTAAAACTGGTACCCAACACCGTTGTACGTAAATTTCCTGAATGTACTATAAAGGGTTTTTTGATATCTCTTGCGACTTCGAACATCGCCTCTCCTTCCAAAAACACCTCTCTAGTTCTCCCTTTGAACTGTTTTGGGTAACTCAATTTACTCCCTGCGTTTAAGGTGATTTTACTCCCATCGGCAAGGATAACCGAGATTACTTTGCTATTAGGCACTTCAGTATGCGCCAGTTGTCCTTTAATGGGCAAAATTTGACTGAAATTTAAAATTCCAAAGGTGATTATTAGAACTGCCGCAGCGATGGTACTCAACCATTTCCAATTGGATAAATCTATTTTTGCAATTTTTGGAAGTTTTTGGTCACGGTTTTTAATCCCTCTTATTTCCTTATCAGTTTCATGAATAATACGATCTACTTTCATCTGTATAAGCTGGTCTGTTATTTCATTGGACAGAAGCTCTTTACTCACCAAATCCTTCAATCCCTCATTAATATCATGCACATTGAAATGATCCAGCAAAACTTGAAGCTCTATCGCATTGCATTTTCCTTCCAAAAATTTTTGGAACAATAATGTTGGCTTTTCTTTTTGATCTTCCATTTCACAAAATTATAGGGTTTACCTAATGGCAATTATCTACTTATACGCACTAGAAAAAAAAAGTATCTATACCAAAAGCATTTTTGTTGAAATAAATTAAATAAGGGATCACTTTAACAGGTGACGTGGCGTAGAATTGACGAAGTGCTAGATAAAGTGAACAGAAAACTGCTTCTGTACTGTATTAATTAGTGCTAGCTAGTAATGCAGATAAGATAATTACAAATTGAATATCTATCCGACTTTGCAGCTCCGCTTTAATGACCTTATTGGCCTGATGAACATGCTTATTAATAGTTGAAGGACTAATACCTAAAAGAATGCTGATTTCCTTGTAGCTTTTTTCTTCTAGTTTAAACATTGTAAAAACTTTTTGCTGCTGCGGTGGAAGCTGGGCGATGAGCTCATGTACAAGTGAAATATTATCTTTACTTGCTAGATTTTCCTCAATATGGCTATAGAAATCCTCATTTTCCAAAAGCATCTGCAACTGCATCTTTTTATCTCTTGCCGCTTTCCTGTAAAAATCAAAGACGATGTTTTGCGCAATTTTAAAGAGATATGCTTGAAAGGATTTATCAGGATCTATGCTTTTTCTTAGGGTCCAAATTTTTATAAACAGATCCTGCAGCGCATCCTGAGCAAGTTCTTCAGATCGAAGTAATTTGAGAAAGTTCACAGCTAGGCGTTGCTTATATCGCTTATAAATCTCCTCAAAAGCGGCCACCTCTCCTTTTTTTAATGCTAAAAGAAGTTCCTGCTCATCCAAAGAAGTTTTATTTGCCATACAAGTAAAAAGTGGAGAAAGTTAATTAAATATTCGGCAACTAAAAAATCAATTAGAAGGCGCAAAAAAAGGGAAAGAAGATGATTTACAACCTCTTTCCCTTATCGTAGCCCGCAGGGGAATCGAACCCCTATTTCCAGAATGAAAATCTGGCGTCCTAACCGGTAGACGAGCGGGCCATTATTACGGCTTTTTTGCGCTGCAAAGGTAATATTCTACTTTAATCGTCCAAACTTTTTTTGAAAGTTTTTAATCAAAACCTAGCCTCTCTTTCCGATCATTCTGATCCTGTTGCATTTACG comes from the Pedobacter heparinus DSM 2366 genome and includes:
- a CDS encoding RNA polymerase sigma factor — translated: MANKTSLDEQELLLALKKGEVAAFEEIYKRYKQRLAVNFLKLLRSEELAQDALQDLFIKIWTLRKSIDPDKSFQAYLFKIAQNIVFDFYRKAARDKKMQLQMLLENEDFYSHIEENLASKDNISLVHELIAQLPPQQQKVFTMFKLEEKSYKEISILLGISPSTINKHVHQANKVIKAELQSRIDIQFVIILSALLASTN
- a CDS encoding carboxypeptidase-like regulatory domain-containing protein, encoding MKLFSYPSRAMKWKLKVTLMLFTLLLSTLGNAYGQVDLSQKLTIPAKKMSFRATLKVLSRLAKVDFAYNSANMPLDERLILVAHEQTLDSILKGISAQLKINFSVIGNTILIDKLRENSQPKEQKFNYKTIDDPLNRRYIITGIVLDAETDLPLEDVIVSLNRNNIKVKTDKEGRFTIYIPYK
- a CDS encoding FecR family protein, which translates into the protein MEDQKEKPTLLFQKFLEGKCNAIELQVLLDHFNVHDINEGLKDLVSKELLSNEITDQLIQMKVDRIIHETDKEIRGIKNRDQKLPKIAKIDLSNWKWLSTIAAAVLIITFGILNFSQILPIKGQLAHTEVPNSKVISVILADGSKITLNAGSKLSYPKQFKGRTREVFLEGEAMFEVARDIKKPFIVHSGNLRTTVLGTSFNIKAYKGDERIQVTVISGKVNVVETATGRNVNLVPDERVVFNAKTAGFDLQRIPSAENATKWKNGRLSFDDTRFDEVVQEFTRKYGLEVVLENSAIANCRVTMVFNQEHPDEILKILAALANAGYKKEGGKIIFYGTGCPDENN
- a CDS encoding TlpA family protein disulfide reductase → MKKLIIIIFLGCFIFKCFGQKEFEATSPNYGNVPILIGEKVPDLTFLHVLNGEKKPLSLSSFKGKAVILDFWGTWCGSCISSFPKMDELQKKYSKYLQILLVDDSMVDTLENTTAFVQQHEQDGEIFTIPIIWDKGFTPILFPHMSFPHYVWIGADRRVKAITDGTHFTEANFERFFAGLELNLKLKER